The window GACCCGTCAAGGGGCTGCCTTTACACGCCTAGGGCTGTTTTGACCTCTCTAAGGACCGCCATGACCCGCCTAGGGCCGCCAAGGGGCTGCATACTTCCGCCAAAGGGCCACCTTGACTCGCATTGGCCCGCCATGACCCGCTTTGACCTGCCTTGGCCCGCCATGACTCGCCTAGGGCCGCCATGGGGTTATCTTGACCCATCTAGGGCCGCCTTGACCCACTTTGGGCCGCTTTTGCCCGCATTGGAACGCCTTGACCCACCTTAGCTCGCCTTGATTCTCCTTGACCCGTTTTGGCCCACCTTGACCCGCCTTGGACCGCCATGACCCACCTTGGCTCGCCTTAACCTGCCTTAGCCAGTCTTAGGCCGCCTTGACCCGCTTTGAACTGTCTTGGATCGCCTTGACCCGCCTTGAGTCGCCTTGGCCCTCCTTGACCCACCATGACCCACCAAGGGGCTGCCTACGGTCGCCATGGGGCTACCTTGACCAATTTAGGGCTACCATGACCCGTCTTGGCCAATCTTAGGCCGCTTTGACCCGACTTGACCCGCCCTGGACCGCCTTGGCCCCCTTTGACCCGCCTTGGACCGCCTTTGACCCTCTCTTGACTGCCTTGGACCTCCTTTACCTGGCACGCTTTGGCCCGCCTTGACCAGCCTTCAACAGATTTTGCCCGCTTGACCCGCCTTAGACCGCCTTGAGCCGCCTTGACCCTCCAAGACCATCCTAGGGCCACAAAGAAGCCGCCATGACTCACCAAGGGGTCTCCATGACCCTTCTTGGACCGCCTTAACTAGCCTTAGGCCGCTTGACCCGTCTTGGGCCGCCTTGGGCCGCCTTAACACGCCTTAGGCAGCCAAGGGGGAGCCATGACCCACCTAGAGCCGCCAAGGTGCTGCCTTTACACGCCTTGACTCGCCTACAGCTACCAAAAGGGCCGCTTGACACGCCTAAGGCCTCCAAGGGGACATCTTGACCTGCCAAGGGCTACCTTTACACACTGAGGTCTGTTTTGACCTCCCTAAGGCTCGCCATGTCCCGCCTAGGGCTGCCAACGGGTTGCCTACGGCTGCCATGGGGCTATCTTGACCCGTCTAGACCGCCTTAACCCGCCTTGGGCCGCTTTGACCCGCCTTGGACAGCCTTGACCCGCCTTAGGCCCTTTTGGCCCGCCTTGATTTGCCTTGACACGCTTTGGCCCGCCATGACCCGCCTTGGACCGGATTAGGCAGCCTTGACCCGCCTTGGACCACCATGATCCGCCTTGGCCCACCTTGACCTGCCTTAGCCAGTCTTGGGCCGCCTTGACCCGCCTTGAACCGCTTAGAGCCGCCAAGAAGCCGCCATGACCCTTCTAGGCCCGTCTAGGGACGCCAAGGGACCGCTTTAACCCACCTTGACCCTCCTCGGCCCTTCTAGACCCACCTAGGGCAGCGAAGGGGGCGCCATGATGACCCACCTAGGGATGCCTTTACACGCCTTGACCCGTCTAGGGTCGCCTTAACATTCTTAGGGCCACCAAAGGGGCCGCCTTGACACGCTTAGGGCTGCGAGGGGACATCTTGACCCTCCAAGGGCTATCTTTACATGCCTAGGGCTATTTTGACCTCCCTGGGAACCACCATGACCCGCCTAGGGCCACCAAGGGGATGCTTATGTCCGCCAAGGGGACACATTGACCCACCTTAGCCCGTCTTTACCCGCCCTGGACCGCCTTGACTCGCCTTAACCCGCCTTGGGCAGCCTTGACCCGCCTAGGATCGCCTTTACCCGCCTTGAACCGCCTTGACCCTCATAGACCCACCTAGGGCCACCAAGAACTCACCGAGGTTTCGCCATGATCCTCCTAGGCCCGTCTTGGGCCGCCATGACCAGCCTTGGCCCGCCATTACTCGCCATAACCCTCCTTAGCTCTTCTAGGCCTACCTAGGGCAGCCAAAGGGGCGCCTTGACACGCCTTCAACCGTGTTGGCCAGCCTTGGACCACTTAGACCCGCCTTGTACTACCTTGACCCGCCTAGACCCGCCAAGGGGCTGCTTAGGGCCACCATGGGGCAGCTTTGACCAACCTTGACCCTCTTTGGCCTTCGTTGGCCCGCCTTTACCCGCCTAGAACAGACTTGGGCCTCCTTGATCCTCCTAGACCCGCCTAGGGCCGCCTTGACCCTCCTAGACTCGCCTAGGCCACCAAGAAGCCGCCTAGGGCCGCCTTGACCCTCCTAGACCCGTCAAAGGGCTGTGTTTACACGCCTTGAACCACCTAGGGCCGCCATGGGGCTACCTTGACCCGTCTAGGGCTGCCTTGGCCCCTCTTAGGCCGCTTTGACCCGACTTGACCCGCCCTGGACCGCCTTGGCCCCCCTTGACCCACCTTGACCCGCCTAGGGCCACTATGACCCGCCTTGACCAGCTTTGAACCGCTTTGGCACGCCTTAACCCGGCTTAGACCGCCTTGGGTCGCCTTGACCCGCCTTGGACCGCCTTGAGTCGCCTTGACCCTCCAAGACCCAACTAGGGCCACCAAGAAGACGCCATGACTCGCCAAGGGGTCTCCATTACCCTTCTAGAGCCGCCTTAACCCACCTTAGGCCGCTTGACCCGTCTTGGCCCGTCTTGGGCCACCTTAACACGCCTTGGGCAGCTAAGGGGGAGCCATGACCCACATAGAGCCGCCAAGGGGCTGCCTTTACACGCCTTGACCAACCTACAGCCGCCAAGGGGGCCGCCTTGACACACCTTGAGCCTCTAAGGGGGCCACCTTGACACGCCTCAAGCCGCCAAGGGGACGTCTTGACCCGTCTATGGCTGCCATGGGGGATATCTTGACTCGTCTTGAGCTGCCTTGACCCGCCTTGGACCGTCTTGGGCCACTTGGACCCGCCTTGGACCGCCTTTGCCTGCCTTGATTCGCCTTGGGCCGCCTTGACCCTTCTCGACTCTTCTAGGCCCACCTAGGGCAGCCAAGGGGGCGCCTTGACCCGCCTTGGACCGCCTTGGGCTTCTTTCACCCGCCTTGGGCCGCATTGGCCCGCCTTGACCCACCTTGGGCCACCTTTAAACGCCTTGGGCCGCCTTGTCCCTCCAAGACCAACCAAGCTGCTGTCTAGGGCCGCCTCGACCCGCCTTGACCCGCCTTGGCCTTCGTTGGGCCGCCATGGCCCGCCTTGAACTGCCTTGGACCGCCTTGGACTGCCTTGGACCGCCTTGGACTGCCTTAACCCTCCTAGACCCGCCTAGAGCCGCCTTGACCCTCCTTGACTTGCCTAGGGCCAACAAAAAGCAGCCATGACTTGCCAAGACTAGTGAAGGGACTTCCTTTACATGCCTTAACCCACCTAAGCCCACCTTCGGCCGCCTTAACCCTCCTCGGCCCTTCTAGGCCCACCTAGGGCAGCTAAGGAGGAGTCATGACCCACCTAGAGCCGCCAAGGGGTTGTCTTTACACGCCTTGACTAACCTAGGGCTGTCAAGGGGGCTGCTTTGACACGCCTTGGGCCGCCATTGGGCTACCTTGACCAATCTAGGGGCCGCTTTGACCTTCCTTGGTCTTCGTTGGGCTACCTTGACCCGTCTAGAGTCGCCTTGACCCGCTTAGGGCCGCCTTGGAACCCCCTGGCACGCCTTGACCCGTCTTGGCCCACTCGGCCCGCCTTGGCCTTCGTTGGGTCCCCTTGACCACTTTGAACCGCCTTGGGCAGCATTGACGCTCCTAGACCCACCAAGGGCCGCCTTGACCCTCCTAGACTCACCTAGGGCCACCAAGAAGCCGCCTTTACTAGCCATGACTCGTCAAAGGGCTGCCCTTACACGCCTTGACCATCCTAGACCCGCTTAGGGCAACCTTGACCCATGTATGGCCGCCAACGGCCACTTTAACCCGTCTTGGCCCGCCGTGACCCTCCTCGACCCTTCTAAACCCAACTAGGGCAGCTAAAGGGGAGCCATGACCCACCTAGAGCCGCCAAGGGGCTGTCATTACACGCCTTGACCCACCTAGGCCGCCATGGGGCTGCTTTGACACGCCTAGGGACGCCAAGGGGCCCGTTATAACCCTCTTAGGGCCGCCAAGGAGCTGCCTACGGCCGCCATAAGACTACCTTGACCCATCTAGGACCACCTTAACCTGCCTTAACTCACCTGGACAGCCATGGCCGCCTTTGACCACCTTGGCCAGCCTTGACCCGCCTTGACCCGCCATGGGCAGCTTGGAACCGCCTTGAACCGTTTTGGCCCGCCTTGACCCATCTTGGACCTCCTTAAGCCGCCTTGGAGAATTTGCCAAGGTCGTGTCGACTTCAATTATTCTCATACAGATAGTGGGAACCACAATTTTCAAAGAAAATGAGGTATTGCCCCTCATTTTGAAGTTTCACCGAATTCAGGCCAAAAGGCCCAAAACCCTTTGCTATAGCACACGAGTTTCTGGCCATTTTCACTTTTTTTAGGCCTCCAGTTTTTTCTGTTTGAGTATGCTTATAGACACCTCCTAACATCTTTTGAACCATTATTGCATCAAAATTTCATGTCATTTATTGTTTTACTCAAGATCGGGCTTCAACGACTCACGTGCACCGTGTATCGTAAATCAACTCAAACTGTTATTTTCAGGGGTATTGGGTGAATTTTTCAAGGTCGTGTTGACTGCAATTCTTCTCATACAAACATCGGGAACTCAATTTTCAAAGAAAATAAGGTATTGCCCCTCATTTTCAAGTTTCACCCAATTCGAGCCAAAATGCCCAAAACCCCTTGCTAACATACGAGTTTCTGGCCATTTTCACTTTTTTTTAGGCCTCCTGTTTTTTTGGTTTGGGTATGCTTATAGACACCTCCTCACAACTTTTGAACAATTCTTGCACCAAAATTTCATGTCATTTATTGGTTTACTCAAGATCGGGCTTTAACGACTCATGTGCACCGTGTATCGTGAATCTATTCAAACTGTTATTTTCTGTGGTATTTGGTGAATTTGCCAAGGTCGTGTTGACTTCAATTCTTCTCATACCGATATCGGGAACCCCAATTTGGAATAAAAATGAGGTATTGCCCTCTCATTTTCAAGTTTCACCCAATTCGAGCGTAAAGGCCCAAAACTCATTGTAGCACACGAGTTTCTGGCCATTTTCACTTTTTTTAGGCCTCTAGTTTTTTCTGTTTGAGTATGCTTATAGACACCTTCTAACATCTTTTGAACCATTCTTGCATCAAAATTTCATGTCATTTATTGTTTTATTCAAGATCGGGCTTCAACGACTCACTTGCACCGTGTATCGTAAATCAACTCAAACTGTTATTTTCAAGGGTATTTGGTGAATTTGCCAAGGTCGTGTTGACTTCAATTCTTCTCATACAGCCATCAGGAACCTCAATTTTCAAAGAAAATGAGATATTGCCCCTTATTTTCAAGTTTCATCCAATTCGAACTAAAAGGCCCAAAACCCCATGCTATAGACACTTCCTAACCCCATGCACACGAGTTTCTGGCCATTTTCACATTTTTTAGACCTCCTTTTTTTTTCCCTTGAGTATGCTTATAGACACCTCCTAACATTTTTTTGAACGACTCACGTCACGTGAGTATTGTTTTAGTCATGATCACGCTTCAACGACTCACATGCACCGTGTATCATAAATCAACTCAAACTGTTATTTTTAGTGGTATTGTGTGAATTTGCCAAGGTCGTGTTGACTTTAATTCTTCTCATACAGACATCGAGAACCTCAATTTTCAAAGAAAATGAGGTATCGCCCCTCATTTTCAAGTTTTACCCACAATTTGAGCTAAAAGACCCAAAACCCCATGCTATAGCAGACGAGTTTCTGACCATTTTTACTTTTTTTAGGCCTTGTGTTTTTTTCTTTTGAGTATGCTTATAGTCACCTCCTAAAATCTTTTGAACCATTCTAGCATCAAAATTTTATGTCATTTATTGTTTTACTTAAGATCGGGCTTTAACGACTCACGTGCACCGTGTATCGTAAATCTATTGAAATTATTATTTTCTGTGGTATTGGGTGATTTTGCCAAGGTCGTGTTGACTTCAATTCTTCTCATACAGATATCAGGAACCTCAATTTTCAAAGAAATTTAGGTATTGCCTCTTATTTTCAAGTTTCACCAAATTCGAACGAAAAAGCCCAAAATCATTTGCTATAGCACAAGAGTTACTGGCCATTCACTTTTTTTAGGCCTCCTACTTTTTTCGTTCGAGTATGCTTATAGACACCTTCTAACATCTTTTGAACTATTCTAGCATCAAAATTTCATATCATTTATTGTTTTACTCAAGATCGGGCATCAATGACTCACAATCGGGTTTCAATGCTTATAGACACCTCCCGCTTGTCTATATGAGAAGTACTAATTTATAATGATTTCATAATATGAAAAGTTTGGTTGGAAAATAAGAACAATCTATTTTGACCGAAATACTCGTGTTATAACTTGCTGAAAGTTAATTCAGTGTTCTTATTTGATAATTGAAATAATTTAGTTTAGAATAAGAATACTCAATTTTGAACATTTAAAATACACAAACTACCTTGAAAAATAAGGGATATGAATTACTATGCTTTAACAAACACAAGACCAATAGAGATAACTAATGCCTAACTAAAGGAATTCATATGAAACAATATCAAATGGTAGATAATTTCTATCCGTGCATAGTTCCATGATTCAGATGGCAAACAAAAAGCCCAAACTCAAATTATTTTCCTTGCCTATTCTCAGAAGGGGAGAACCCTCAATCCTATTAAGAATTTTCAAATATACCTGATCTAACTACAAACGTCTTTTAGAGGATGAGAGCAAAACCATCCCCATAAAACCAGACTAGTCAATATGGAAAAATTGGATAGAGGATCCGGATGCAAAAGAAACAATACTCCCCACTTGCTTAAAAACAATTCAAGCAATCCTATGTTTATTTGATTCCTATGACAATTTTTTTCAGTTTTGACAAAAAACAGCTAATATGGCAGTTCATCCAGCAGTTCAGACCTTTGCAAGCTCTGAGGCGACACCAGCAGCCACAGCAGCAGATGGAGGAGGAGTAACACCACCAGTGGTCGGCCTGAAATATACCGAACTTGTATGAGTTAACAGCTCATTAAACAACTAATACAGAAAGCTGTAGCTACAGATTCAGGAAGAAATGACTTACAGTCCAACAAAAACTTTGAAGGCATCGTAGATACCCCACTGAGCTCCAGTAAGAGTTCCAATCATGACAATACGGAGGGGAAGCCCACGGGTAAACAGACCAACCACCCCAATCTTCTTCACAGCCTGCACACCCAAAAAACACAAAAGTCAAAACAAAATGAGCAAGCCAATGTACTACAACAAAAATGATACGATGACTGTAAACACTCACATCACCAACAGTTGCCCCTTTGGCATTGTTGAGAAAAGAGACAAGATTGTCAGCAGGGTGAGAAACAATAGCACAGAAAACTCCGGCGACATATCCACCAGCGAAACTCACACCCAGCTGCAAACTTTTGGAGCACTCATCCTTGGGTCTGGGGATGGCATATTTATAGATATTCTCCACAATGGCCTCAAAGGATGCAAACTTCATCATTGTGTCTGCAGTAACAATTAGTTCAGAAATTCTGACAACAAAAATTTTGCTCAAGTATAAGAAAAGTGGAGCGAGAACCACTATAGAATGATTGCACAAAGACCAACTGATAGCCTTAAGCAGATTAATTGCATATCCGTTAACTCTGATTACATCAAATGGCAGCTCAAAATATCTTCAACTATCAAATTGAATTAAATTTTCAATAACCTCAAGGACTTAATCCTTGTATCTTATTAGTAAACTGAAAACAAGAACAAACAAGCTACCTGAACCTAAAAACTAAAGCAGAAAATACAAACTTCAGAGTTCAGAGTAGTGAACAGAACAATAAAAGTAGCATGATTTTCTCGTTCAAATGACCACCCATCCGTTTACCAGGATCAACCTTATGTACATCACCAAAAAGAAAAGGCAAATTGTGTTTACAAAACAGCAGTTATATCTCCATGAATTATTGCCAACTTACATGGAATTTGGCGACCCCATAGTGGAACAATACCCTTGTACAACCTGCAATGAAAAGAATATACAGATGTAAAACATACACAAACAATCTTGAAAACCTAGTAATAAAGAATGATATAATAAAGTGATCTTCATATGTTTGTGTTATGCAGTGTCAACACACAGTAATGATGTCAGAAACATACCCAAGAGCGCCTTCAGATTTGACAAACTTTGGAAGTCCATCAGACAAACCCCTGGCAAATCCAGGCTGAGTTTGCACCCTGACCTTCACTGCCTCAAAGGGGCATAGTGCAATATCTGCAATCACCTCAGCAGATGCAGAACCAGCAAGGTAGATCAAAGTCTTGTACTTGGCAGTAAACTCTGGTCCAGCAAGGTCAGAGTAGTACTTCTTGAAAAACTCATAGAACCCAAACTTGCAGGCACCTTGGCCACTGTAACCAAGGAGGGTAGGCACCCATCCCTTGAAGAATCCTCTAACACCCTGCTCCTTGAACAGAATTCCAAAACCAGAAGAGATGCTTTTGTACTTTGTAGGATCAATCTGAAAATAATCAACAAATCAGATTGAGAAACCTAATCACATCAAACAATATTTACAATCGCAAAATGACAGTTTTATCAAAAATGAAAAATCCAGATCCAATCAGAACATTCAAAATTGCCTATAGTAATAAATCTGTAAACATGTAAAACAGATCTAGAAAGATGCGGAGAAAAATGGACCTGCATATTGCACTTGACGAGATCAAGAGGAGTGACGGCCATGTGAGTGAGACCGCAGCTGAGGATTCCACCAGCAGTACAAGCAGCGTAGAAGGCCGGCGAGTACATCTCGATCTTCTTGGCGGGCTCGGACGGAGCCGGGATGACGAAACCCTTGGACTG of the Fragaria vesca subsp. vesca linkage group LG6, FraVesHawaii_1.0, whole genome shotgun sequence genome contains:
- the LOC101301602 gene encoding phosphate carrier protein, mitochondrial-like, translated to MDLSEKSSRQSLIPSFLYSSSSAKTFGLEKMLHATPTAVAAGFNTNVDAVSQSKGFVIPAPSEPAKKIEMYSPAFYAACTAGGILSCGLTHMAVTPLDLVKCNMQIDPTKYKSISSGFGILFKEQGVRGFFKGWVPTLLGYSGQGACKFGFYEFFKKYYSDLAGPEFTAKYKTLIYLAGSASAEVIADIALCPFEAVKVRVQTQPGFARGLSDGLPKFVKSEGALGLYKGIVPLWGRQIPYTMMKFASFEAIVENIYKYAIPRPKDECSKSLQLGVSFAGGYVAGVFCAIVSHPADNLVSFLNNAKGATVGDAVKKIGVVGLFTRGLPLRIVMIGTLTGAQWGIYDAFKVFVGLPTTGGVTPPPSAAVAAGVASELAKV